The Amblyomma americanum isolate KBUSLIRL-KWMA chromosome 6, ASM5285725v1, whole genome shotgun sequence genome has a window encoding:
- the LOC144136269 gene encoding acetylcholinesterase-1-like: protein MARMSMHASILIVSLLVAAEPLVPAYKITKHDPVVKTQSGLLRGFKEEVFGLPVDIFLGVPYAEPPVGSLRFMRPVPAKPWLREFKALFFPPSCVQPSVYFNEFINITGDERSEDCLYLNIWAPSRESSGPKEELKAVMIFFHGGAFFFGSTNWHFYDGSKLAALGDVVVVTVNYRLGPFGFMNAKNPPKSLGNQGLHDQNLAMRWVKQNIRYFGGDDDMITLFGQSAGAISIGYHLVSPSSKGLFKRAIMQSGSPYWTVAQMEKEDSFIKAAMKLSCVDRGVEEITDFDSVLSCLQEKNASAILSALESRNGRVQLTYHPAHGDDLVPEEVPKAIREGFANDVDILVGVVKDEGSVFIEYYMSPVLDFMDVSKIQKGTMDVYFMLLFRFLHQKQVQGIRDFYLETATEEPSSFLRNASNAMGDFAFLCPLMYFAEDYARRNNSVYFYEFAHRPSYSWNAPWAGVAHFEEIPFVFGYTLDNDLFNITQEERALTLFIMYTWTHFAKTGQVPSINGKQWPPFNASHPSYVELNLPESQIKSPLSHQRCEFWRSRLHGQSRTTTAR from the exons ATGGCCAGGATGTCGATGCACGCTTCAATACTCATCGTGTCGCTGCTCGTCGCAGCAGAGCCATTGGTGCCAGCGTACAAGATAACTAAACATGATCCTGTGGTTAAAACCCAGTCGGGCTTACTGCGCGGCTTCAAGGAGGAGGTGTTTGGTCTGCCCGTCGACATCTTTCTGGGAGTTCCGTATGCAGAGCCACCAGTTGGGAGCCTGCGTTTCATGCGCCCAGTGCCGGCAAAGCCGTGGCTTCGAGAGTTCAAGGCccttttctttcctccttcctgCGTCCAGCCTTCGGTGTATTTCAACGAGTTCATCAACATAACTGGAGACGAGCGCAGTGAAGATTGCCTCTACCTTAACATATGGGCCCCGTCACGCGAGTCATCGGGACCTAAGGAAGAGCTGAAAGCCGTGATGATTTTCTTCCATGGCGGAGCTTTCTTCTTCGGTAGTACCAACTGGCACTTCTACGATGGTTCTAAGCTCGCCGCTTTGGGGGACGTGGTGGTGGTGACGGTCAACTACCGCTTAGGTCCGTTCGGCTTCATGAACGCGAAGAATCCGCCTAAGTCCCTGGGAAACCAGGGGCTGCATGACCAGAACTTGGCGATGCGGTGGGTCAAGCAAAACATCCGTTACTTCGGCGGAGACGACGATATGATCACGCTTTTTGGACAGAGCGCGGGTGCCATTTCCATTGGCTACCACCTTGTCTCGCCATCCAGCAAAGGCCTCTTCAAACGCGCCATCATGCAGAGTGGCAGCCCTTATTGGACAGTAGCGCAGATGGAGAAAGAGGACAGCTTCATCAAGGCAGCCATGAAGCTCAGTTGCGTCGATCGGGGAGTGGAAGAGATCACCGACTTTGATTCTGTACTAAGCTGCCTGCAAGAAAAGAATGCCTCGGCCATCCTGTCTGCACTTGAGTCCAGGAACGGTCGGGTACAGCTTACCTACCACCCTGCTCACGGCGATGACCTTGTGCCCGAAGAAGTTCCAAAGGCCATAAGGGAAGGTTTTGCAAATGACGTCGACATTCTTGTTGGTGTCGTCAAGGATGAAGGAAGCGTCTTCATAGAGTACTATATGTCACCTGTTCTAGACTTTATGGATGTCTCCAAGATTCAGAAGGGAACTATGGACGTTTATTTCATGCTGCTGTTCAGGTTCCTGCATCAAAAACAAGTGCAGGGAATACGGGACTTCTATCTTGAGACAGCGACCGAAGAGCCAAGTAGCTTCCTGAGGAACGCCTCCAACGCTATGGGCGATTTTGCGTTTCTCTGCCCTCTCATGTACTTTGCCGAAGACTACGCCAGGAGGAACAATAGCGTCTACTTCTATGAATTCGCTCACCGGCCAAGCTACTCGTGGAACGCTCCGTGGGCGGGTGTAGCCCATTTCGAGGAGATTCCATTCGTGTTTGGTTACACCCTTGACAACGACCTCTTCAACATTACCCAAGAAGAAAGGGCGCTTACTCTTTTCATCATGTATACGTGGACGCATTTCGCCAAAACTGG GCAAGTGCCGTCAATCAACGGCAAGCAGTGGCCGCCATTCAACGCATCCCATCCGAGCTACGTCGAACTGAACCTTCCGGAGTCACAAATCAAGTCGCCGCTCTCGCACCAGCGGTGCGAGTTTTGGAGATCTCGGTTGCACGGCCAGAGCAGGACCACAACAGCACGATGA